One Dokdonia sp. Dokd-P16 genomic window carries:
- a CDS encoding head GIN domain-containing protein, with protein sequence MKKLITLSIILLASTQIHAQWWGKGVKGNGQVETETRNVGEYDEISIAGFFDVTLVAGEEGEITLQGESNLLDYVETEVSGDRLTIKVQNKQNLKTSYGKDIKIKIPFRDLDRVSLSGSGEIMSDDVIKANTFEVSVSGSGDVALIVEANRTESRVTGSGDLILKGYTKDHTVKVTGSGDIEAGRFKAETVDAQVTGSGDIRVACERSIKARVTGSGDIEYVGNPTKQDTKVSGSGDITRG encoded by the coding sequence ATGAAAAAATTAATCACACTCAGTATTATTCTTTTAGCAAGTACACAAATCCATGCGCAATGGTGGGGAAAAGGAGTAAAAGGTAATGGTCAAGTAGAAACAGAAACACGCAACGTAGGAGAATATGATGAGATTAGCATCGCTGGATTCTTTGACGTAACGCTAGTGGCCGGAGAGGAAGGAGAAATCACATTACAAGGAGAAAGCAACCTACTAGATTATGTTGAAACGGAAGTAAGCGGCGATAGACTCACCATCAAAGTTCAAAACAAGCAAAATCTAAAGACGAGCTATGGAAAGGATATTAAAATCAAAATTCCTTTTAGAGACTTAGATCGAGTGTCATTATCAGGCTCTGGAGAGATCATGAGTGATGATGTGATAAAAGCAAATACTTTTGAGGTTTCTGTCTCTGGTTCTGGTGATGTTGCGCTTATTGTAGAAGCAAATCGTACCGAGAGCAGAGTTACAGGATCTGGTGATCTTATTCTTAAAGGTTATACAAAAGACCACACTGTTAAGGTTACTGGCTCTGGTGATATAGAAGCGGGACGTTTTAAAGCAGAAACGGTAGATGCTCAAGTTACAGGTTCTGGTGACATACGCGTAGCTTGTGAAAGAAGCATTAAAGCCCGTGTAACTGGTTCTGGTGATATAGAATATGTGGGAAACCCAACAAAACAAGATACTAAGGTGTCTGGTTCTGGAGATATTACTAGAGGATAA